A window from Corynebacterium urealyticum DSM 7109 encodes these proteins:
- a CDS encoding metal ABC transporter permease, whose translation MWVDLALALGISPFMFRPLVLLLALGLVSGLVGVIVNLRSLEFNAEAMVHSIFPGIVAGAVFGGIDMIIPAASALALVVAVILAVVSRSRLSEPGVAVVLTSFFSLGVVLSLKKGDQSGQLEALMFGRLLEVTDSRLNSALMVCAVALVVIAVTWRRQVFVAFDRVAAAASGINLWVIDIAINVAVAAIVVSSASAVGVLLVVGYLIVPGAAARLVATRVRTMVPISVLIGCLSGVVGLAFVPLGPVSPQAVVALTAVGFYFLALGVRWLKAGVGHDA comes from the coding sequence ATGTGGGTTGATCTAGCACTCGCGCTGGGGATATCGCCCTTCATGTTTCGCCCGCTGGTGCTGCTGCTCGCATTAGGACTGGTCTCCGGCCTGGTGGGGGTGATCGTGAATTTGCGCAGCCTCGAGTTCAACGCTGAGGCGATGGTGCATTCGATCTTCCCCGGCATCGTCGCCGGAGCAGTGTTCGGCGGGATCGACATGATCATTCCGGCCGCCTCGGCGCTGGCCCTGGTGGTGGCTGTCATCCTGGCGGTGGTGTCCCGCTCGCGGCTATCCGAACCAGGGGTGGCCGTGGTGCTCACCAGCTTCTTCTCCCTAGGGGTGGTGCTTTCCCTGAAGAAGGGTGACCAATCGGGGCAGTTGGAGGCGCTGATGTTCGGCCGGCTCCTCGAGGTCACGGATTCCCGACTCAACAGCGCGCTGATGGTGTGCGCCGTAGCGCTCGTGGTGATCGCGGTGACGTGGCGTCGGCAAGTCTTTGTTGCCTTCGACCGCGTCGCGGCGGCCGCCAGCGGAATCAACTTGTGGGTCATTGACATCGCGATCAACGTCGCCGTCGCAGCCATCGTCGTGTCTTCAGCCAGCGCCGTCGGAGTACTCCTGGTGGTTGGCTACCTCATCGTGCCCGGTGCAGCAGCCCGGTTAGTGGCGACGAGGGTGCGCACGATGGTTCCCATCTCGGTGCTCATCGGATGCCTGAGTGGGGTGGTGGGCCTCGCCTTCGTCCCACTGGGGCCGGTGTCCCCGCAGGCAGTAGTCGCGCTCACCGCCGTCGGCTTCTACTTCTTGGCCCTTGGGGTGCGGTGGCTGAAGGCAGGGGTGGGCCACGATGCTTGA
- a CDS encoding metal ABC transporter permease: MLDILLLPIIEVIAVGMLAGLVGVFAVLNKQVFFAEAITHATFPGAVLGVVVAAALGLNFAGISALLFLGALLMCIPIGALFGLSKFGTPSAAAGIVLTSGFALGYFLNKFFAPLPVKVESFLVGSVLNVDWVDIGISLGLLAVTLFILWGGWRKLVFFAFDPEAFGVSHNRRFAQGIISALIVATLVALIPAVGTILSIALLVAPAAGLVGVCSTTRTLLIAAPLVGVAMGLVGLGVGVWADLSVGGCIGVSAGVGYLMLKMLR, from the coding sequence ATGCTTGATATTCTTCTGCTCCCCATCATCGAGGTCATCGCCGTCGGAATGCTCGCCGGGCTGGTGGGTGTGTTCGCTGTGCTCAATAAGCAGGTCTTCTTCGCCGAAGCCATCACCCACGCCACCTTCCCCGGGGCAGTCCTCGGAGTGGTCGTGGCTGCTGCCCTCGGTCTGAACTTCGCGGGGATCTCGGCGTTGCTTTTCCTCGGCGCATTACTCATGTGCATCCCCATCGGAGCCCTGTTCGGACTCTCGAAATTTGGAACGCCCTCTGCCGCTGCAGGCATCGTGCTGACGTCAGGATTCGCGCTGGGGTATTTCCTCAACAAGTTTTTCGCTCCACTGCCCGTGAAGGTGGAGAGCTTCCTCGTTGGTAGCGTGCTCAACGTTGATTGGGTGGACATCGGAATTTCCCTCGGGCTGCTCGCAGTCACTCTGTTCATCCTGTGGGGTGGCTGGCGGAAGCTGGTGTTCTTCGCCTTCGACCCTGAAGCATTCGGGGTGTCCCACAATCGAAGGTTTGCGCAAGGGATCATCAGTGCGCTTATTGTGGCCACCCTGGTGGCGCTCATTCCTGCTGTCGGGACGATTCTTTCGATCGCTCTGCTCGTGGCACCCGCCGCTGGCTTGGTGGGAGTGTGCTCCACTACTCGCACCCTCCTCATCGCCGCGCCACTGGTTGGGGTTGCGATGGGACTCGTCGGCCTAGGTGTTGGCGTCTGGGCGGACCTTTCGGTCGGCGGCTGCATCGGGGTCAGTGCAGGTGTCGGATATCTGATGTTGAAGATGCTCCGCTAA
- the polA gene encoding DNA polymerase I — protein sequence MAGMTTGGKSEETLLLLDGHSLAFRAFYALPAANFSTTGGQHTNAVYGFLGMFLGLVEQEKPTHIAAAFDLSGPTFREAEFPEYKAQRPSTPPEFKGQIELIRETLKTLGITTLDKESYEADDIIASLATQGHDAGMNTLICTGDRDSLQLVEDDVTVLYTLRGVSELHRFTPEAVEEKYGVTPKQYPDLAALRGDTSDNMPGVPGVGPKTAQKWIQKYGSLDGVIDNMDDIRGKVGENLRAYVADVQLARKITEMVRDLDMVDSLDTLKPADIDPNDALAIFEKLQFGTTLRNRTFRTLGVEFEDTASIPITEEDLTPGKLANWLKKNAAYQEGRDAVAEALAVDIDGETLGLLSAENKGLKLDLAALDAKDEQVLRTWLADRGAPKWFHDSKQSFHALRQQGFALDGVEHDTSVAAYLVRPDLRSWSLGDVLQRHAGRDLPENSGSLERAQAVRELVGIMNQELTDAGQAELYFSMEVPLTHILAEMEARGIAVDKAALEELAADYEAQIADEVTAARELAEDDQLNLSSPKQLQKVLFEDFGLPKTKKTKTGYSTAAAELEKLQQQTEHPFLNHLMAHREYQKMKSTIDGLINAIDGDGRIRTTFNQKGAATGRLSSSEPNLQNIPVRTEAGRKIRSAFRVGEGYETLLTADYSQIEMRVMAHLSEDAGLIEAYRAGEDLHNYVGSRVFDVPVDEVTPELRRRVKALSYGLVYGLSAFGLSQQLGISPGEAKGIMENYFDRFGGVKRYLDKVVEAAKETGYTETLYGRRRYLPELASSNRVARENAERAALNAPIQGTAADIIKLAMLRVDRALRNANLKSRVLLQVHDELVLEIAPGELEQIQQLLEENMDSAASLRVPLDVSAGHGENWDLAGH from the coding sequence ATGGCGGGCATGACAACCGGTGGTAAATCTGAAGAAACCCTGCTCCTCCTCGACGGGCATTCCCTTGCCTTCCGGGCGTTCTACGCCCTCCCGGCGGCGAACTTCTCGACGACCGGCGGGCAGCACACCAACGCCGTCTACGGATTCCTGGGGATGTTCCTGGGGCTGGTGGAACAGGAAAAGCCCACCCATATCGCCGCCGCCTTCGACCTTTCGGGCCCGACCTTCCGCGAAGCGGAGTTCCCCGAGTACAAGGCGCAGCGCCCATCCACCCCGCCGGAGTTCAAGGGCCAGATCGAGCTGATCCGCGAGACGCTGAAGACCCTCGGCATCACCACCTTGGATAAGGAAAGCTACGAGGCGGACGACATCATCGCCTCGCTAGCCACCCAGGGCCATGACGCGGGCATGAACACCCTCATCTGCACCGGTGACCGCGACTCCCTGCAGCTCGTCGAGGACGACGTCACCGTCCTCTACACCCTGCGCGGGGTCTCCGAGCTCCACCGCTTCACCCCGGAGGCCGTGGAAGAGAAGTATGGCGTGACCCCGAAGCAGTACCCGGATCTCGCGGCACTCCGCGGCGATACCTCGGACAACATGCCGGGCGTGCCGGGTGTGGGTCCGAAGACCGCCCAGAAGTGGATCCAGAAGTACGGTTCCCTGGACGGCGTCATCGACAACATGGACGACATACGCGGCAAGGTGGGCGAAAACCTGCGCGCCTATGTCGCCGATGTCCAGCTGGCCCGGAAGATCACCGAAATGGTCCGGGACCTGGACATGGTGGACAGCTTGGACACGCTGAAGCCGGCGGATATCGACCCGAACGACGCGCTGGCGATCTTCGAGAAGCTGCAGTTCGGTACTACGCTGCGCAACCGCACCTTCCGCACCCTCGGGGTGGAATTCGAGGACACCGCGAGCATCCCCATCACCGAGGAAGATCTGACCCCCGGCAAACTCGCCAACTGGCTGAAGAAGAACGCCGCCTACCAGGAGGGCCGTGACGCGGTCGCCGAGGCTCTCGCCGTGGACATTGACGGTGAGACACTCGGCCTGCTCAGCGCCGAAAATAAAGGCCTAAAGCTTGACCTTGCCGCCCTGGATGCGAAGGACGAGCAGGTTCTGCGCACCTGGCTTGCCGACCGTGGCGCGCCGAAGTGGTTCCACGATTCCAAGCAGAGCTTCCACGCACTGCGGCAGCAAGGCTTCGCCCTCGACGGGGTGGAACATGACACCTCCGTGGCCGCCTACCTCGTCCGCCCGGACCTGCGCAGCTGGTCGCTGGGAGACGTGCTGCAGCGCCACGCGGGCCGCGACCTGCCCGAAAACTCGGGCAGCCTGGAGCGCGCCCAGGCGGTCCGCGAGCTCGTCGGGATCATGAACCAGGAGCTCACGGACGCCGGCCAGGCCGAGCTCTACTTCTCCATGGAGGTGCCCCTGACCCACATCCTGGCGGAGATGGAAGCCCGGGGCATCGCGGTGGATAAGGCCGCCCTCGAGGAGCTCGCCGCCGATTACGAAGCCCAGATCGCCGACGAGGTCACCGCCGCACGCGAGCTCGCCGAGGACGATCAGCTCAACCTCTCCAGCCCCAAGCAGCTGCAGAAGGTACTTTTCGAGGACTTCGGCCTGCCGAAGACCAAGAAGACGAAGACCGGCTACTCAACTGCTGCCGCGGAGCTGGAGAAGCTGCAGCAGCAGACCGAACACCCCTTCCTCAACCACCTCATGGCGCACCGTGAGTACCAGAAGATGAAGAGCACCATTGACGGCCTCATCAACGCCATCGACGGCGACGGCCGCATCCGCACTACCTTCAACCAGAAGGGAGCGGCGACCGGCCGACTGTCGTCCTCGGAACCGAACCTGCAGAACATCCCCGTGCGCACGGAAGCGGGCCGCAAGATCCGTTCCGCGTTCCGCGTCGGAGAGGGCTACGAGACGCTGCTGACCGCCGACTACTCGCAGATCGAGATGCGCGTCATGGCGCACCTTTCCGAGGACGCAGGTCTGATCGAGGCCTACCGGGCGGGGGAGGACCTGCACAACTACGTCGGCTCCCGAGTGTTCGACGTCCCCGTGGACGAGGTCACCCCGGAGCTACGCCGTCGCGTCAAGGCCCTCAGCTATGGCCTGGTCTACGGGCTCTCCGCGTTTGGACTCAGCCAGCAGCTGGGCATCAGCCCGGGCGAGGCCAAGGGGATCATGGAAAACTACTTCGACCGTTTCGGCGGCGTGAAGCGCTACCTGGATAAGGTCGTCGAGGCGGCGAAGGAAACCGGTTACACAGAGACGCTCTACGGTCGCCGCCGCTACCTGCCGGAGCTGGCCAGCTCGAACCGGGTGGCTCGGGAGAATGCCGAGCGTGCCGCCCTCAATGCGCCGATTCAGGGTACGGCTGCGGACATCATCAAGCTCGCGATGCTGCGGGTGGATCGCGCGCTGCGCAATGCGAATCTGAAGTCCCGGGTGCTGCTGCAGGTCCATGATGAGCTCGTGCTGGAGATCGCGCCCGGTGAGCTCGAGCAGATCCAGCAGCTGTTGGAGGAGAACATGGATTCGGCAGCCAGCCTGCGGGTCCCCCTGGATGTCTCCGCAGGCCACGGCGAGAACTGGGATCTCGCCGGGCACTAG